The following proteins come from a genomic window of Pyxidicoccus sp. MSG2:
- the sigJ gene encoding RNA polymerase sigma factor SigJ: MTASGDEVFLAHRAALLSIAYNMLGRVAEAEDCVQEAYLRWQRASRAEDGEAIASPQAYLRRVVANLCINRLQSAAARRESYVGVWLPEPLVEREATPPGETAAEQSETLSIALLRVMESLTPVERAVFLLREVFERPYPEISRAVGKSEAHCRQLVHRAKERLALGQSRFSVSSDEHERLALRFAEACASDDVHALVEVLASDVTLYSDGGEAREPIHHADAVARFILAGRERLSQGSSWSWRITRVNGKPGVVILVDSSVYAVFALEVRAGRIDEVDIIVSPSKLRHLQA; this comes from the coding sequence ATGACGGCGAGCGGCGACGAGGTCTTCCTGGCCCACCGGGCGGCACTCCTCTCCATTGCCTACAACATGCTGGGCCGCGTTGCGGAGGCGGAGGATTGCGTTCAGGAAGCCTATCTCCGCTGGCAACGCGCCAGCCGGGCCGAGGATGGCGAAGCCATTGCGTCGCCGCAGGCGTACCTGCGCCGCGTGGTCGCGAACCTCTGTATCAACCGCCTCCAGTCGGCAGCCGCTCGGAGGGAGTCCTACGTGGGCGTCTGGCTCCCGGAGCCCCTGGTCGAGAGGGAGGCCACGCCGCCGGGCGAGACCGCCGCCGAGCAATCCGAGACCCTCTCGATTGCGCTCCTCCGGGTGATGGAGTCGCTGACACCCGTCGAGCGCGCGGTGTTCCTGCTCCGGGAAGTCTTCGAACGGCCGTACCCCGAGATTTCACGCGCCGTCGGCAAGAGCGAAGCCCATTGCCGACAGCTCGTGCACCGGGCGAAGGAGAGACTCGCCCTGGGGCAATCCCGATTCAGCGTGTCATCGGACGAGCATGAGCGGCTCGCCCTGCGTTTCGCGGAGGCGTGCGCGAGCGACGACGTCCATGCTCTCGTCGAGGTGCTCGCCAGCGATGTGACGCTCTACAGCGATGGGGGCGAGGCGCGCGAACCCATCCACCACGCAGACGCCGTCGCTCGGTTCATCCTGGCAGGCAGGGAACGCTTGAGCCAGGGCTCCTCGTGGTCGTGGCGCATCACCAGGGTCAACGGGAAGCCCGGTGTCGTGATTCTCGTCGACAGCTCCGTGTATGCCGTCTTCGCGCTCGAGGTCCGCGCGGGGCGAATCGACGAGGTCGACATCATCGTCTCGCCCTCGAAGCTGCGCCATCTCCAGGCGTGA
- a CDS encoding phytoene desaturase family protein, with the protein MSSTREQRDVVVIGGGIGGLAAAVLLARGGRTVTLVEKAPRFGGRAITTEREGFKFNLGIHAFYSGGPGEAVLRELGITLSGGQTDRSLYECQDGARIGRLPVDADSLATSEVLDPASRAELAWLLRLLRTEPLHVWRGRPVSAWLEQHARQPVVRRLLEAVVRLATYTHAPDEVDAEYALSLVGSQRGALLLDGGWQTLVNGLESAARAAGVEMIHGAAVTGIELGPPHTVRLPTRTLHTTAVVVATDVMAAARLLELPSVDAWAARTRPVRAACLDLALHALPDPRRLVVLRLDQPLYYSVHSRSCRLAPGDGALLHLVKYLPLRPSDLDEDPREDRRQLEAWLDELQPGWREVVVASQFLPRIQVSGDAVTAGQQGLQGRPSPIVPDAPGVYLVGDFVGAQDHLAHASLASAEAVARDVLERAA; encoded by the coding sequence ATGAGCTCGACACGGGAACAGCGAGACGTGGTGGTGATTGGCGGAGGGATTGGCGGCCTGGCCGCTGCCGTCCTCCTTGCGCGCGGGGGACGGACCGTCACCCTGGTGGAGAAAGCGCCTCGGTTCGGCGGTCGCGCCATCACCACGGAGCGGGAGGGCTTCAAGTTCAACCTCGGCATTCACGCGTTCTACTCGGGAGGGCCCGGCGAGGCCGTGCTGCGCGAACTCGGCATCACCCTCTCGGGCGGGCAGACGGACCGCTCGCTCTACGAGTGCCAGGACGGAGCTCGCATCGGCCGGCTGCCGGTGGATGCGGACTCACTTGCGACCAGCGAGGTGCTGGACCCTGCGTCGCGCGCGGAGCTCGCCTGGCTTCTCCGCCTGCTCAGGACCGAGCCCCTTCACGTCTGGAGGGGTCGGCCCGTGAGCGCCTGGCTGGAGCAGCATGCGCGGCAGCCTGTGGTGCGGCGCCTCCTCGAAGCGGTGGTCCGGCTCGCGACGTACACGCACGCGCCCGATGAGGTCGATGCGGAGTATGCGCTGTCGCTCGTGGGCTCGCAGCGCGGAGCACTCCTCCTCGACGGGGGTTGGCAGACCCTGGTCAATGGGCTCGAGAGCGCGGCACGTGCGGCGGGCGTGGAGATGATTCATGGTGCCGCCGTCACGGGCATCGAGCTCGGACCGCCGCACACCGTGCGACTCCCGACCCGCACCCTTCACACGACGGCCGTGGTGGTCGCCACCGATGTGATGGCCGCGGCGCGACTGCTCGAGCTCCCCTCGGTCGACGCGTGGGCGGCTCGCACGCGGCCCGTGCGCGCGGCGTGCCTGGACCTCGCGCTGCACGCGTTGCCGGATCCCCGGCGCCTGGTGGTCCTGCGCCTGGACCAACCTCTCTACTACTCCGTACACTCCCGCTCGTGCCGGCTCGCTCCGGGCGACGGCGCGTTGCTCCACCTGGTCAAATACCTGCCCTTGAGACCGTCTGACCTCGACGAGGACCCGCGCGAAGACCGTCGCCAGCTCGAAGCCTGGCTGGATGAGCTCCAGCCCGGATGGCGCGAGGTGGTGGTGGCTTCTCAATTCCTTCCCCGCATCCAGGTCTCAGGGGACGCCGTGACGGCCGGACAGCAGGGGCTTCAGGGGCGCCCCTCGCCCATCGTTCCAGACGCGCCCGGCGTGTACCTGGTGGGGGACTTCGTCGGAGCGCAGGACCATCTGGCGCACGCCAGTCTGGCCAGCGCGGAAGCGGTTGCGCGAGACGTCCTGGAGCGCGCGGCATGA
- a CDS encoding type 1 glutamine amidotransferase: MSAATPRAVLFQHDAPVSAGALAGALVRAGFTLETRFREVRPGDAEADLVVVLGGFMGVYEADSHPYLREELALLERRLHQRRPSLGVCLGAQMLAAVSGARVYQDPKGMVLGAQAIHVTPSGREHSIFAGGPESLLVTQWHGDTFDTVRGAETLAFSERQPQEVFQLANSVGFLFHPEVEPPTLESWARTFPQSLSRAGRQLDDMLARDVPSLQAARADSEGLLKRVAEHFVRDAVLDSR; this comes from the coding sequence ATGTCTGCTGCAACGCCGCGCGCGGTCCTCTTCCAGCACGATGCCCCCGTGAGCGCGGGCGCCCTCGCGGGTGCGCTCGTCCGGGCGGGGTTCACCCTGGAGACACGCTTCCGCGAAGTGCGGCCTGGTGACGCCGAGGCGGACCTGGTGGTCGTCCTCGGTGGCTTCATGGGCGTCTACGAGGCCGACTCGCATCCCTACCTCCGAGAGGAGCTCGCCCTGCTGGAGCGGCGGCTCCACCAGCGTCGCCCGAGCCTCGGCGTGTGCCTCGGGGCGCAGATGCTCGCGGCCGTCTCGGGCGCCCGCGTGTATCAGGACCCGAAGGGCATGGTCCTGGGAGCCCAGGCCATCCACGTGACGCCCTCGGGCCGAGAGCACTCCATCTTCGCCGGAGGCCCCGAGTCACTCCTCGTCACCCAGTGGCACGGCGACACCTTCGACACCGTGCGCGGCGCGGAGACGCTCGCGTTCTCGGAGCGCCAGCCGCAGGAGGTGTTCCAGCTGGCGAATTCGGTGGGCTTCCTCTTCCACCCCGAAGTGGAACCTCCAACGCTGGAGTCCTGGGCGCGCACCTTCCCCCAGTCCCTGTCCCGCGCGGGGCGTCAGCTCGACGACATGCTCGCGAGGGATGTGCCGTCGCTCCAGGCCGCACGGGCCGACAGTGAAGGTCTGCTGAAGCGGGTCGCCGAACACTTCGTTCGCGACGCGGTCCTTGATTCGCGGTGA
- a CDS encoding dihydrofolate reductase family protein, translating to MSKVVAIMSMSLDGFVADRNDGVAEVFDWYFTSGDVEFHTGGADPMTFKVSGPSAEHLRALTSGLGAMLTGRRTFDVAQGWGGNHAWGPAFVLTHHIPAGWPRPDSTVHFVTDGIESAVRQAKAAAAGKSVGVHGADTIQQCLNAGLLDEIHVDIAAVLLGSGVRLFDHLTGTPAVLGNPTVIQGVGVTHLRYPVRKA from the coding sequence ATGTCGAAGGTCGTCGCAATCATGTCCATGTCGCTCGACGGCTTCGTCGCCGACCGCAACGATGGCGTGGCAGAAGTGTTCGACTGGTACTTCACCTCGGGGGACGTCGAGTTCCACACCGGAGGGGCGGACCCCATGACGTTCAAGGTGTCCGGACCGAGCGCCGAGCACCTTCGCGCTCTCACGTCCGGACTGGGTGCCATGCTCACCGGTCGACGCACTTTCGACGTCGCCCAGGGCTGGGGCGGAAATCACGCCTGGGGACCCGCATTCGTCCTGACCCACCACATCCCCGCCGGATGGCCGCGCCCCGACTCGACGGTCCACTTCGTGACCGACGGCATTGAAAGCGCCGTGAGACAGGCCAAGGCCGCCGCCGCCGGCAAGTCCGTGGGGGTCCACGGCGCTGACACCATCCAGCAGTGCCTGAATGCGGGCCTCCTCGACGAAATCCACGTCGACATCGCGGCGGTGCTTCTTGGGTCTGGAGTTCGACTCTTTGACCATCTCACCGGCACGCCCGCCGTCCTTGGCAACCCGACGGTGATTCAGGGCGTCGGCGTGACACACCTGCGCTACCCGGTCCGCAAGGCGTAG